From the Solirubrobacterales bacterium genome, the window CAGATGCGAGAAATACTCGAACGCCTCCGGACCACTGGCCTTTGGGTGAGCGCTCGCAGCGACGTCGCGCATCTGCTTGCCATCCCACGCCATCCCGTTGAACGAGATGCCGTAGGGCGGATCGGTGATCACCGCATCCACCGAGCTTTCCGGCAGCTTCGTAAGTAGCTCAAGGGTGTCGGCTTGGATCACACCCCACCGGGCAAGGTCGCTGTAAAGCCGTGGCAGCCGACTCATGATTTCTCCTTCCCGGTGAATACCTCAGGTCCAGGGTTTCGATGACCGTGAAGAGCCTCCGGGGCACCAGCTTTGGACGATTCTTCCAGGAACTGCCTGCGGGCCCGATCTGGCACCAGCCAGATCACCCGCGAAGGAAAAACATCGGTCACAGCCTGCTCTTTGCCGGAGCGAAAGTAGGCGAGATAGACGGCAAGCTTCGTTTCGAGGGCACCCCGGCGTTCGGTTGAGAGATCCACCTCGACGAACCACAGGTCCTCCACCCCCACCGAAGGCTCGGTGACCACATAGGCGTCAGGCTTCAGACAGGCCCGGCCCCGGCCGCGCTGATGTAGTTGCGCCAACACCGTGGCTC encodes:
- a CDS encoding replication-relaxation family protein — encoded protein: MVTEPSVGVEDLWFVEVDLSTERRGALETKLAVYLAYFRSGKEQAVTDVFPSRVIWLVPDRARRQFLEESSKAGAPEALHGHRNPGPEVFTGKEKS